One Elaeis guineensis isolate ETL-2024a chromosome 10, EG11, whole genome shotgun sequence genomic window carries:
- the LOC105052954 gene encoding uncharacterized protein, whose translation MLELSHSKFSSSFDSGHHRRDRLDSAIMSTISSPRAGVHPGTGGAKTIEEELSLPILLAERVRKAVGEADFFKSECAELGRQADLLAGMLRSAVRRLSVIPNPYERPARRIAAETSKSLDRALSLARRCRRSGVLRRVVSITTGSADVRKALALLDASLGDLRWLLSIYSSDDPSDGGGGGGGLVVSLPPIASTDPILSWVWSCVAAVHMASRPSDRAEAATSLANLALDSGRNRKIIIEEGGVLPLLALLRDGAASLDAQIAAAAALTNLSADRELVSLIVADLAVPVVVQVLADSPMRLQARLATLVARMAAHDPVAQEEFARENAIRPLVSLLSFELPLDDASPNSKKPTSIHSLVRINRESAANSPNPPNAKGVSTSRDQQPHPPYYYYHHRKERENESPEMKLHLKVACAEALWMLSRDCVSNSRKITETKGLLCLSKLIERERGELQINCLMTVMEIAAAAESDADLRRSAFKMNSPAAKSAVEQLLRVVQEGSSPSLQIPAIKSLGSLARTFPARETRVLRPLVAQLGHWNPDVAAEAAIALGKFASPENFLCVEHSKAIMEFEGVPPLMRLLRPGEKAQLPGLVLLCYLALHVPSNEALERAKALVTLESVSRSAVAQHASLKELLPKAIYQLELYRAGGHTRLDIDQDLP comes from the coding sequence ATGCTGGAGTTGTCCCACTCCAAGTTCTCCTCCTCCTTCGACTCCGGCCACCACCGGAGAGATAGACTGGACTCCGCGATCATGTCCACGATTAGCAGCCCCCGCGCCGGAGTCCACCCCGGCACCGGCGGCGCGAAGACCATCGAGGAGGAGCTCTCCCTCCCGATCCTCCTCGCCGAGCGGGTCCGCAAGGCCGTGGGCGAGGCCGATTTCTTCAAGTCCGAGTGCGCCGAGTTGGGCCGCCAGGCCGACCTCCTCGCCGGCATGCTCCGCTCAGCCGTTCGCCGCCTCTCCGTCATCCCCAACCCCTATGAGCGCCCCGCCCGCCGCATCGCCGCCGAGACCTCCAAGTCCCTCGACCGCGCCCTCTCCCTCGCCCGCCGATGCCGCCGCTCCGGCGTCCTCCGACGCGTCGTTTCCATCACCACCGGCTCCGCCGACGTCCGCAAGGCCCTCGCCCTCCTCGACGCCTCCCTCGGCGACCTCCGCTGGCTCCTCTCCATCTACTCCTCCGACGACCCATCCGACGGAGGCGGAGGTGGCGGTGGCCTCGTCGTCTCTCTCCCCCCCATCGCCTCCACCGACCCCATCCTCTCCTGGGTCTGGTCCTGCGTCGCCGCCGTCCACATGGCCTCCCGCCCCTCCGACCGCGCCGAGGCCGCCACCTCCCTCGCCAACCTCGCCCTCGACAGCGGCCGCAACAGGAAGATCATCATCGAGGAGGGCGGCGTCCTGCCGCTGCTCGCCCTCCTCCGCGACGGCGCCGCCTCCCTCGACGCCCAgatcgccgccgccgccgcccttACCAACCTCTCCGCCGACCGCGAGCTCGTCTCCCTCATCGTCGCGGACCTCGCCGTCCCCGTCGTGGTCCAGGTCCTCGCCGACTCCCCGATGCGCCTCCAAGCCCGCCTGGCGACCCTCGTCGCCCGAATGGCCGCCCACGACCCCGTCGCCCAGGAGGAGTTCGCCCGCGAGAACGCCATCCGCCCCCTCGTCTCCCTCCTCTCCTTCGAGCTCCCCCTCGACGACGCCTCCCCCAATTCCAAGAAGCCCACCAGCATCCACTCCCTCGTCCGGATCAATCGCGAGTCCGCGGCCAATTCCCCCAATCCGCCCAACGCAAAAGGCGTCTCAACCTCACGCGACCAGCAACCCCACCCCCCTTATTACTACTACCACCACCGCAAGGAGAGAGAGAACGAGAGCCCCGAGATGAAGCTCCACCTCAAGGTGGCGTGCGCCGAGGCCCTGTGGATGCTCTCCCGGGACTGCGTCTCCAACAGCCGCAAGATCACTGAGACCAAGGGTCTGCTCTGCCTCTCCAAGCTCATCGAGCGGGAGAGGGGGGAGCTTCAGATCAATTGCCTGATGACAGTGATGGAGATTGCCGCCGCTGCCGAGTCCGATGCGGACCTTCGTCGCTCGGCTTTCAAGATGAACTCTCCGGCCGCCAAGTCGGCCGTGGAGCAGCTCCTGAGGGTGGTGCAGGAGGGGAGCAGTCCTTCGCTCCAGATTCCggccatcaagtctcttggctcGTTGGCACGGACTTTCCCCGCCCGGGAGACCCGGGTCCTGCGGCCGCTTGTTGCGCAGCTCGGGCATTGGAATCCGGATGTGGCTGCCGAAGCCGCCATTGCTTTGGGGAAGTTTGCCAGCCCGGAGAATTTTCTTTGTGTGGAGCACTCCAAGGCCATCATGGAGTTTGAGGGGGTGCCGCCATTGATGAGACTTCTGCGGCCGGGCGAGAAGGCTCAGTTGCCGGGGCTGGTTCTGCTCTGTTACTTGGCATTGCATGTGCCCAGCAATGAAGCTCTGGAGCGTGCAAAGGCATTGGTGACTCTCGAGTCGGTCAGTCGTAGTGCAGTGGCGCAGCATGCTTCTCTGAAGGAGTTGCTTCCCAAGGCTATTTACCAGCTTGAGCTTTACCGTGCCGGAGGGCATACTCGTTTGGATATAGACCAAGATTTACCGTGA